One window of Inquilinus sp. Marseille-Q2685 genomic DNA carries:
- a CDS encoding nitronate monooxygenase family protein, with product MSVVTPLMQRFGLRHPILQAPMAGGGDTPALVAAVSEAGGLGSIGAAYLTPDQILEAARAVRARTARPFGINLFSPTAVPELPADADRAVARVAPFYAELGLPVPSFPLPQGPDFDAQLAAALDSGAAAVSFTFGLPPAASLAAIKARDAALFGTATTVEEAVAWHQAGADAIVAQGSEAGGHRGSFAAGFEDSMIGTMALVPQIADAVPLPVVASGGIMDGRGVAAALALGAESVQMGTAFLTCDEAGVSDAYKAAILTAREHETRLTRAFSGRPARGIVNRFMTAVEPPGEPSGALPFPLQNALTRPLRGAAGKAGRAEFLSLWAGQGLRLARRQPAAELVARLAAETEAAIARLKG from the coding sequence ATGTCCGTCGTCACCCCGCTGATGCAGCGCTTCGGCCTGCGCCACCCGATCCTGCAGGCGCCGATGGCCGGGGGCGGCGACACGCCGGCCCTGGTCGCCGCGGTGTCCGAGGCCGGCGGCCTGGGTTCGATCGGCGCCGCCTATCTGACGCCGGACCAGATCCTGGAGGCGGCGCGGGCGGTGCGGGCGCGCACCGCACGGCCCTTCGGCATCAACCTGTTCAGCCCGACCGCGGTGCCGGAGCTGCCGGCCGATGCCGATCGGGCGGTGGCGCGGGTGGCGCCGTTCTATGCCGAGCTCGGCCTGCCGGTGCCGTCCTTTCCGTTGCCGCAGGGCCCCGATTTCGACGCCCAGCTCGCGGCCGCGCTCGACAGCGGCGCCGCGGCGGTCAGCTTCACCTTCGGCCTGCCCCCGGCCGCTTCGCTGGCGGCGATCAAGGCGCGCGACGCGGCGCTGTTCGGCACCGCGACCACGGTGGAGGAGGCGGTCGCCTGGCATCAGGCCGGCGCCGATGCGATCGTCGCCCAGGGCAGCGAGGCCGGCGGTCATCGCGGCAGCTTCGCGGCGGGCTTCGAGGATTCGATGATCGGCACCATGGCCCTGGTGCCGCAGATCGCCGACGCCGTGCCGCTGCCGGTCGTCGCCTCCGGCGGCATCATGGACGGTCGCGGCGTCGCCGCGGCCCTGGCGCTGGGCGCCGAATCGGTGCAGATGGGCACGGCCTTCCTGACCTGCGACGAGGCCGGAGTGTCCGACGCCTACAAGGCGGCGATCCTGACGGCGCGGGAGCACGAGACCCGGCTGACCCGCGCCTTCAGCGGCCGGCCGGCCCGCGGCATCGTCAACCGCTTCATGACCGCAGTCGAGCCGCCGGGCGAGCCCTCGGGCGCGCTGCCCTTCCCACTGCAGAACGCGCTGACCCGGCCGCTGCGCGGCGCGGCCGGGAAAGCGGGGCGGGCGGAGTTCCTGTCGCTCTGGGCCGGGCAGGGGCTGCGCCTGGCCCGGCGCCAGCCGGCGGCCGAGCTGGTCGCGCGGCTGGCGGCGGAGACCGAGGCGGCGATCGCCCGGCTGAAGGGCTAG